The following proteins are encoded in a genomic region of Brachypodium distachyon strain Bd21 chromosome 1, Brachypodium_distachyon_v3.0, whole genome shotgun sequence:
- the LOC100826608 gene encoding uncharacterized protein LOC100826608 isoform X2 → MAAAQQVIAAPALHDKTGMKEEDANREMIPADTPCTEVEEEQAHHVEVSNNGGSTDEGDVPAMGTDDQDQGIVKELEAKLSTEHCPVEAEAKEPKEDRRLRSGKKAEKAAAKGAVVPVDFETDDDEVAATGVANKTEKVAAKGAVVPVDFENNDDEVAVAAVVGKKTEKTAVKGAVVPVDNEVFTPANQAPAIAPIALDQEVVARSD, encoded by the exons ATGGCAGCGGCACAG CAAGTGATCGCAGCACCGGCGCTGCACGACAAAACAGGCatgaaggaggaagacgcgAACCGTGAGATGATCCCAGCTGACACCCCCTGCACCGAggtggaagaagaacaagctCATCATGTGGAGGTGAGCAACAATGGTGGCTCCACGGACGAGGGAGATGTCCCCGCCATGGGCACGGACGATCAGGACCAGGGCATAGTGAAGGAACTTGAAGCCAAGCTCTCCACCGAGCATTGCCCCGTGGAAGCGGAAGCGAAGGAGCCCAAGGAAGATCGACGACTCCGTTCGGGGAAGAAGGCAGAGAAAGCGGCCGCGAAGGGGGCGGTAGTCCCAGTCGACTTTGAGACTGACGATGATGAGGTGGCTGCTACAGGGGTGGCGAATAAGACCGAGAAAGTGGCCGCCAAGGGGGCGGTCGTCCCCGTCGACTTTGAGAATAACGATGACGAGGTAGCTGTTGCGGCGGtggtggggaagaagaccgAGAAAACGGCGGTCAAGGGGGCGGTTGTCCCCGTCGACAATGAGGTTTTCACGCCGGCAAACCAGGCGCCGGCGATAGCTCCTATTGCTCTTGATCAGGAGGTTGTTGCAAGAAGCGACTGA
- the LOC100826608 gene encoding uncharacterized protein LOC100826608 isoform X1: MAAAQVQQVIAAPALHDKTGMKEEDANREMIPADTPCTEVEEEQAHHVEVSNNGGSTDEGDVPAMGTDDQDQGIVKELEAKLSTEHCPVEAEAKEPKEDRRLRSGKKAEKAAAKGAVVPVDFETDDDEVAATGVANKTEKVAAKGAVVPVDFENNDDEVAVAAVVGKKTEKTAVKGAVVPVDNEVFTPANQAPAIAPIALDQEVVARSD, from the exons ATGGCAGCGGCACAG GTTCAGCAAGTGATCGCAGCACCGGCGCTGCACGACAAAACAGGCatgaaggaggaagacgcgAACCGTGAGATGATCCCAGCTGACACCCCCTGCACCGAggtggaagaagaacaagctCATCATGTGGAGGTGAGCAACAATGGTGGCTCCACGGACGAGGGAGATGTCCCCGCCATGGGCACGGACGATCAGGACCAGGGCATAGTGAAGGAACTTGAAGCCAAGCTCTCCACCGAGCATTGCCCCGTGGAAGCGGAAGCGAAGGAGCCCAAGGAAGATCGACGACTCCGTTCGGGGAAGAAGGCAGAGAAAGCGGCCGCGAAGGGGGCGGTAGTCCCAGTCGACTTTGAGACTGACGATGATGAGGTGGCTGCTACAGGGGTGGCGAATAAGACCGAGAAAGTGGCCGCCAAGGGGGCGGTCGTCCCCGTCGACTTTGAGAATAACGATGACGAGGTAGCTGTTGCGGCGGtggtggggaagaagaccgAGAAAACGGCGGTCAAGGGGGCGGTTGTCCCCGTCGACAATGAGGTTTTCACGCCGGCAAACCAGGCGCCGGCGATAGCTCCTATTGCTCTTGATCAGGAGGTTGTTGCAAGAAGCGACTGA
- the LOC100826922 gene encoding pentatricopeptide repeat-containing protein At1g03540, with amino-acid sequence MPPPRITSSAPHHEVLRLLESQQLPAAARLAAAHPSSPVSLAAVLLRHPSPRLGYCLHARAARAGLLADRYVANALLAFYVRLPRHLPYALRAFDDLPHRDVVAHSSILAAFLRAGLPRRALQSLRSMLAGADGVFPNAHALSAAVKACAVLRDRNVGACVHGVILVRGYADDDIVLSALVDMYGHTASPGDARKAFEEMCTPDGICYTSLISAFVRNDWFEEAVRWFRTMVTRNGVEPDGCTFGSMMTALGNLRRARQGSEAHAQVVTRGLCGSVIVESSTLDMYAKCGMMLEARRVFDEMQVRNAVSWSALLGGYCQNAEYEKVLVLFRQMDKEYDDSYSLGTVLRACAGLSSVKPGKEIHCRFLRNGGWRDVVVESALVDLYAKCGAVDYACRVFEASSVRNTITWNAMIGGFAQNGHAERAINLFNQMVREGARPDYISFIGVLFACSHNGMVEQGRNYFNSMSKDYGIAPGIEHYNCIVDLLSRVELLEEAEDLINKSPFSNDSSLWAAILGASATQSNPDVAERVAKKMMELEPQYHLSYILLENVYRTVGRWEDASEIRRLMKSRKHIIMWIQGDLLDMAGQDGMT; translated from the exons ATGCCCCCACCGAGGATCACCTCGTCCGCGCCCCACCACGAGGTCCTCCGTCTCCTCGAATCCCAGCAACtccccgccgcggcgcgccTCGCGGCCGCACACCCCTCGTCCCCcgtctccctcgccgccgtcctcctccgccacccgtCACCCCGCCTCGGGTACTGCCTgcacgcccgcgccgcgcgcgcgggaCTCCTCGCCGACCGCTACGTCGCcaacgccctcctcgccttctACGTCCGCCTCCCACGGCACCTCCCGTACGCGCTCAGGGCGTTCGACGACCTGCCTCACCGCGATGTCGTCGCGCACTCCTCCATACTGGCCGCCTTCCTCCGCGCGGGTCTTCCCCGACGCGCCCTCCAGTCCCTCAGGTCCATGCTCGCCGGCGCTGACGGCGTCTTTCCTAATGCCCACGCGCTCTCCGCCGCAGTTAAGGCCTGCGCTGTGCTCCGTGACCGTAATGTGGGCGCCTGCGTCCACGGGGTCATCCTTGTCCGGGGATACGCCGACGACGATATCGTGCTGAGCGCGCTGGTGGACATGTATGGCCATACGGCTTCTCCAGGTGACGCACGGAAGGCGTTTGAGGAAATGTGCACTCCCGACGGGATATGCTACACATCGTTGATATCAGCGTTTGTGCGGAATGATTGGTTTGAGGAGGCTGTGAGGTGGTTCCGGACTATGGTGACGAGGAATGGGGTTGAGCCAGATGGCTGCACGTTTGGTTCAATGATGACAGCGCTGGGGAACTTGAGGAGGGCGAGGCAGGGTAGTGAGGCGCATGCACAGGTAGTGACTCGTGGTCTGTGTGGGAGTGTGATCGTGGAGAGCAGCACACTGGACATGTATGCCAAGTGCGGGATGATGTTGGAGGCACGCAGAGTGTTTGACGAGATGCAGGTCAGAAATGCAGTTTCATGGTCCGCGTTGCTTGGAGGATATTGCCAGAATGCAGAGTACGAGAAGGTTCTTGTGCTGTTCCGGCAGATGGATAAGGAATACGATGACTCATATAGCTTGGGGACTGTTCTGAGGGCATGTGCTGGTCTATCTTCTGTGAAGCCAGGAAAAGAGATCCATTGCCGGTTTCTGAGGAATGGAGGCTGGAGAGATGTGGTTGTCGAGTCTGCACTTGTAGACCTATATGCAAAATGTGGTGCTGTAGACTATGCATGTAGAGTTTTTGAAGCGAGTAGTGTTCGTAACACAATTACTTGGAATGCCATGATTGGCGGCTTCGCTCAGAATGGCCATGCTGAGCGAGCTATCAATCTGTTCAATCAGATGGTCAGGGAAGGAGCCAGGCCTGACTACATCAGTTTCATTGGTGTTCTTTTTGCATGTAGTCACAATGGAATGGTTGAGCAAGGAAGGAACTACTTCAACTCTATGAGCAAGGACTATGGGATTGCCCCTGGAATCGAACACTACAATTGCATTGTTGATCTTCTGAGCAGAGTAGAACTTCTGGAAGAGGCTGAAGATCTGATAAACAAGTCACCCTTTAGCAATGATTCGTCTTTGTGGGCAGCAATCCTTGGTGCTTCTGCCACACAGTCTAACCCAGATGTAGCAGAAAGGGTTGCCAAGAAAATGATGGAGTTGGAGCCTCAGTACCACTTGAGCTACATTCTTCTTGAAAATGTGTACAGAACAGTTGGACGGTGGGAGGATGCTTCAGAGATAAGGAGGTTGATGAAATCAAGAAAG CATATCATTATGTGGATTCAAGGAGACTTGTTAGACATGGCAGGCCAAGACGGCATGACCTGA
- the LOC104581515 gene encoding uncharacterized protein LOC104581515: MALPSPAGIAKPSLHLLFNNRRASSSITCCSYNARSSEDGAAPTIDADWRSFRAQLILKEQYSNSVNPAAAAVTAAKPGPAKIADKWAHPLVEPEKGCLLIATKKLDGSHIFERTVILLLSADMGVILNRPSLMSIKEAQSITAETDIAGVFSGRPLFFGGPLEECFFLLGPREAANDVVGRTGLFEEVMPGLHYGMQESVGSAAELVKRGVADMRDFRFFDGFCAWEHEQLRDEVRAGLWRVAACSPPVLGLTSVVKGGLWEEVQELARKRRVW, translated from the exons ATGGCTCTCCCGTCGCCAGCCGGCATTGCGAAGCCCAGCCTTCACCTGCTCTTTAACAACAGACGCGCGAGCTCCTCTATCACTT GCTGCAGCTACAACGCGCGGTCATCCGAGGACGGAGCAGCGCCGACTATCGATGCTGACTGGCGCTCGTTCCGAGCACAGCTCATTTTGAAAGAGCAGTACTCGAACAGCGTCAAcccagcagctgcagcggtTACAGCGGCAAAGCCAGGGCCAGCGAAGATCGCTGACAAGTGGGCACATCCACTGGTCGAGCCAGAGAAGGGGTGTCTCTTGATCGCGACAAAGAAGCTGGACGGATCACACATCTTCGAGCGCACGGTGATCCTCCTCCTGTCCGCTGACATGGGCGTGATCCTGAACAGGCCATCGCTCATGTCCATCAAGGAGGCACAGTCAATAACTGCGGAGACCGATATAGCTGGCGTGTTCTCGGGGCGTCCGCTCTTCTTTGGCGGGCCACTGGAGGAGTGCTTCTTCCTGCTGGGACCACGGGAAGCTGCCAACGATGTCGTGGGTCGGACAGGGCTGTTTGAGGAGGTCATGCCAGGCCTGCACTATGGTATGCAAGAGAGTGTGGGGTCCGCGGCAGAGTTAGTTAAGCGTGGGGTCGCCGACATGCGCGACTTCCGGTTCTTTGACGGATTCTGTGCATGGGAGCACGAGCAGTTGCGTGATGAAGTACGCGCTGGGCTGTGGCGTGTAGCTGCCTGCAGTCCTCCCGTGCTTGGGCTCACTAGTGTTGTCAAGGGAGGGCTCTGGGAGGAGGTGCAGGAGCTCGCCAGAAAGAGGAGAGTGTGGTGA